In Micromonospora sp. WMMD980, the following are encoded in one genomic region:
- the fxsT gene encoding FxSxx-COOH system tetratricopeptide repeat protein — protein sequence MSAQRGTAGGRPHVVLAHVGADRLWVEWLAEQLDDGGARPEPLLLAPESTDDLATRLRDAAGPAGNLLLVFSEALLRAGGRSAPAWAEPVVALRAELPGRLRMVSVGARRPAFLGADECPVLGDLDESDARAEVLALYGLTAPAARGTARTPWPLREPRYWRQPFPSRNRHFTGREDALGELRERLSADVAPLVPTAVLGTAGVGKTQLVIEYAYRFAACYDLVWYVRSQQLATARADLAGLAAAIGLRISDDLGVTADAVLDALRRGEPARNWLLIFDNAPSPGDLARLLPSGRAPRGLCHVLVTSRDEGWRASAEVLELDVYRRAESVDFLRRRAPRLTEHDAVEVADRFGDLPLALDATAGYLSMSHLPVRDYLAESEQRMTGLLSQAEVSAYGQQVVMAWVLPMNQLRERRRSAAQLLRLCAFLGPEPIPMSLLLGPPGGARPAVPLPEPLSTEITDTVSRARIFSEIGAYGLAKVGERDGRESVQLHRVFQQFLREQLTDAERTTWVETARRLLAAADPGQPDQIAHRDRYADLLVHAEAADAASAADDAAVRSLVINLCRYLFSRGEYTAGRRLGQRARTAWHGLLGPSHPDVVALSVTLANTLRSSGDYHQARVLDEENLARARADLGPAHPETLGAANGLAADLRRLGDWRAAYELDREAHGLALEALGPDHPRTLLTGHNLAVSHRMLGEFPAALDLDEEILRRYRVRFGGQENRSTLFSANNVTRDLRECGEYARACEMQEEVYQRYVVFLGADHPDSLRAMKNLAVSRRKAGRYLDAYQLARDCLARHRRRFGPDYPETLAAATNLANDLRCLEETPGARARAEEAVARLRATVGEQHPYTLCASVNLAVCLRLTGEPEEARRLGERTRAGLSTTLGPEHPYTLAGATNLASDLRALGEVRAARELGEEVWRASRATRGATHPYTLAGAVNLADDRRADGDHEGARELLLESIDGYRQRLGPDHPETEAAAAGTRMDCDVEPPPT from the coding sequence ATGAGCGCTCAGCGCGGCACCGCCGGCGGCCGGCCGCATGTGGTCCTGGCTCACGTGGGCGCCGACCGCCTGTGGGTGGAGTGGCTCGCCGAGCAGCTCGACGACGGCGGCGCCCGTCCCGAGCCGCTGCTGCTGGCCCCGGAGTCCACCGACGACCTCGCCACGCGGCTGCGCGACGCCGCCGGGCCGGCCGGCAACCTGCTGCTGGTGTTCTCCGAGGCGCTGCTGCGCGCCGGGGGACGGTCGGCACCCGCGTGGGCGGAGCCGGTCGTCGCGCTCCGGGCGGAGCTGCCGGGCCGGCTGCGGATGGTCTCCGTCGGCGCCCGCCGCCCGGCGTTTCTCGGCGCCGACGAGTGTCCGGTCCTCGGCGACCTCGACGAGAGCGACGCCCGCGCCGAGGTGCTCGCGCTGTACGGGTTGACCGCGCCCGCCGCCCGGGGGACGGCCCGCACCCCCTGGCCGTTGCGCGAGCCCCGCTACTGGCGGCAGCCCTTTCCGTCCCGCAACCGGCACTTCACCGGTCGGGAGGACGCGCTGGGCGAGCTTCGGGAGCGGCTGTCCGCGGACGTGGCACCGCTGGTGCCCACCGCCGTGCTGGGCACCGCCGGGGTGGGCAAGACCCAACTCGTGATCGAGTATGCCTACCGCTTCGCCGCCTGCTACGACCTGGTGTGGTATGTGCGTAGCCAGCAGCTCGCCACCGCCCGGGCCGACCTGGCCGGGTTGGCCGCCGCGATCGGCCTGCGGATCAGCGATGACCTCGGGGTGACCGCGGACGCGGTGCTCGACGCGTTGCGCCGCGGTGAGCCGGCCCGCAACTGGCTGTTGATCTTCGACAACGCACCCTCGCCTGGGGACCTGGCCCGTCTGCTCCCCAGTGGCCGGGCCCCGCGCGGGCTGTGCCACGTGTTGGTCACCTCGCGCGACGAGGGCTGGCGGGCCAGCGCGGAGGTGCTGGAGCTGGACGTCTACCGGCGGGCGGAGAGCGTCGACTTCCTGCGCCGACGGGCGCCCCGGCTGACCGAACACGATGCCGTCGAGGTGGCCGATCGCTTCGGCGACCTGCCACTCGCCCTCGACGCCACCGCCGGCTACCTGTCGATGTCGCATCTGCCGGTGCGGGACTATCTGGCCGAGAGCGAGCAGCGGATGACCGGGCTGCTCAGCCAGGCCGAGGTGTCCGCCTACGGGCAGCAGGTCGTGATGGCCTGGGTCCTGCCGATGAACCAACTGCGGGAGCGCCGTCGCTCGGCGGCCCAGTTGCTGCGGTTGTGCGCGTTCCTCGGCCCGGAGCCGATCCCGATGTCCCTGCTGCTCGGCCCGCCCGGGGGCGCCCGACCGGCAGTGCCGCTGCCCGAGCCGCTGAGCACCGAGATCACCGACACCGTGTCCCGGGCCCGCATCTTCTCCGAGATCGGCGCGTACGGGCTGGCCAAGGTGGGCGAGCGCGACGGTCGGGAGTCGGTGCAACTGCACCGGGTCTTCCAGCAGTTCCTGCGCGAGCAGCTCACCGACGCCGAGCGGACGACCTGGGTGGAGACGGCCCGTCGTCTGCTCGCCGCCGCCGACCCCGGTCAGCCGGATCAGATCGCCCATCGCGACCGGTACGCGGATCTGCTGGTGCACGCCGAGGCAGCCGACGCGGCGAGCGCCGCCGACGACGCGGCGGTCCGCTCCCTGGTGATCAACCTGTGTCGCTATCTCTTCTCCCGGGGCGAGTACACCGCCGGCCGGCGCCTCGGTCAGCGGGCCCGGACGGCGTGGCACGGGCTGCTGGGCCCGAGCCATCCGGACGTGGTGGCGTTGAGCGTCACCCTGGCCAACACGCTGCGCAGCTCCGGCGACTACCACCAGGCCCGCGTGTTGGACGAGGAGAACCTGGCCCGCGCCCGCGCGGACCTGGGGCCGGCGCACCCCGAGACGCTCGGGGCGGCGAACGGCCTGGCCGCGGACCTGCGCCGGCTCGGCGACTGGCGGGCGGCCTACGAGCTGGACAGGGAGGCCCACGGGCTCGCGCTGGAGGCGCTCGGGCCGGACCACCCGCGCACCCTGCTCACCGGGCACAACCTGGCGGTGTCCCACCGGATGCTCGGTGAGTTCCCGGCCGCGCTCGACCTCGACGAGGAGATCCTGCGTCGCTACCGCGTCCGGTTCGGCGGCCAGGAGAACCGGTCGACCCTGTTCTCCGCCAACAACGTGACCCGGGATCTGCGCGAGTGTGGCGAGTACGCCCGCGCCTGCGAGATGCAGGAGGAGGTCTACCAGCGTTACGTGGTGTTCCTCGGCGCCGATCATCCGGACTCGCTGCGGGCGATGAAGAACCTGGCGGTGAGCCGCCGCAAGGCCGGTCGCTACCTGGATGCCTACCAGCTCGCCAGGGACTGCCTGGCCCGGCACCGGCGCCGGTTCGGCCCGGACTATCCCGAGACCCTCGCCGCGGCCACCAACCTGGCCAACGACCTGCGCTGTCTGGAAGAGACGCCGGGTGCCCGGGCGCGCGCCGAGGAAGCCGTCGCCCGGCTGCGGGCCACCGTCGGCGAGCAGCACCCGTACACCCTGTGCGCGTCGGTCAACCTGGCGGTCTGCCTGCGGCTGACCGGTGAGCCGGAGGAGGCCCGCCGGCTCGGCGAGCGGACCAGGGCGGGCCTGTCGACGACGCTCGGCCCGGAGCATCCGTACACCCTGGCCGGCGCCACCAACCTGGCGAGTGACCTGCGGGCGCTGGGCGAGGTGCGGGCGGCCCGCGAGCTCGGTGAGGAGGTGTGGCGGGCCTCCCGGGCGACACGCGGGGCGACGCATCCCTACACGCTCGCCGGTGCGGTCAACCTCGCTGACGATCGGCGGGCCGACGGCGACCACGAGGGTGCCCGCGAGCTGCTCCTAGAGAGCATCGACGGCTATCGGCAGCGGCTCGGGCCGGACCACCCGGAAACCGAGGCCGCGGCGGCCGGCACCCGGATGGACTGCGACGTCGAGCCCCCGCCGACCTGA